From one Candidatus Methylacidiphilales bacterium genomic stretch:
- a CDS encoding GxxExxY protein, with the protein MKTSHEDTKSRKDKECISRVIVDCAFRLHRDLGPGLLESVYEVVLAKLIEEQGFRVQRQVPIPIQYAGFQFEEGFRADLIVEGLVLVELKSVETLAPVYSKQVLTYIRLLNLPIGLLVNFGAATFKEGIKRIVQGRQSFASSCLRVNQDRA; encoded by the coding sequence ATGAAGACCTCACACGAAGACACGAAGTCACGAAAGGACAAAGAGTGCATTTCACGGGTTATTGTGGATTGTGCCTTCAGACTGCATCGGGATTTAGGCCCGGGACTTTTGGAAAGCGTCTATGAAGTTGTGTTGGCCAAGCTCATTGAAGAACAGGGCTTTCGGGTGCAACGTCAAGTGCCCATCCCGATCCAGTATGCCGGGTTCCAATTCGAAGAAGGATTCCGCGCCGATCTGATTGTGGAAGGTCTTGTTCTGGTTGAGTTAAAGTCCGTCGAAACCCTCGCCCCGGTTTATTCGAAACAAGTTCTTACCTATATCAGGCTCTTGAACCTGCCCATTGGGCTGCTTGTTAACTTTGGTGCGGCTACCTTTAAGGAGGGCATCAAGCGGATTGTACAAGGCCGCCAATCCTTCGCGTCTTCGTGCCTTCGTGTGAACCAGGACCGTGC